Part of the Oscillospiraceae bacterium genome is shown below.
TTCGATAGCGCGGTGCGCGGCGCTCTGCCCGGCGCTGTCCATGTCGTAGGCAAGCACCACTTCTTTCGTGTACTTGGCGAGCAGCAACGCCTGCGCGTCGGTCAGCGCGGTGCCGAGCGAGGCCACGGCGCAGTCAAACCCCGCCTGGTGCAGGGAGACGACGTCCATATATCCCTCGGCCAGAATCAACCGGCCTTGCTTGGTATTTTTCGCCATGTTCAGGGCAAAAAGCTGACGGCTCTTCGAGAACACCGGCGTGTCCGGGCTGTTTAGATACTTGGGCGCCGATCCGTCCAGCACGCGTCCGCCGAAACCGACCACCTGCCGGCGCAAGTCGATGATAGGAAACATGAGCCGGCCGCGAAACCTGTCGTACAGCCCGCCCGTCTTGTTGCGCACCACGAGCCCGGCCTCCAGCAGATCGGACTTGGTAAAATCGGCCTCCGTCATCGCCCGGATGAGTTCGTCCCAGCGATCGGGCGCGTAGCCGATCCCAAAGCGGGTGACGGCGCCCCGAGAGAGTCCGCGCGCCCGACAGTATGCCTGCCCGGCCTGCCCGGCGGGGGACAGCAGCGTCTCGTGAAAGTAGCGCGCCGCCGCGCGGTTCAATTGATAAATAGCATCGCGCCGCCGGCGCGCATCCCGATCGGCGCCCTCCTCCGGCACGGGCAGATTGGCCCGCTCGGCCAAAAAGTGCACCGCCCCCGCAAAATCCAAATTCTCCACGCGCATGATAAATTGCAACACGCCGCCGCCGGTGCTGCAGCCGAAACAATAGAAGAGCTGCTTGTCCGGAGAAACAGTAAATGACGGCGTCTTTTCGCTGTGAAACGGGCAGAGGCCCTTGTAATCGCTCCCCTGCCGCTTCAGCGGCACATACCGGGAGATAAGCTCCACAATGTCGGTGCGGGCAAAGAGTTCCTCCAAAAATGCGTCCGGAAAGGCCATCCCATCACCACCGTCACGGTACCGGCACCCACGGACGCAGACTGGGAAGCGGCCCCGCGCCCCCCGTCGCCGGCATGTACGTCATGTATATATTTACCATAAATGGAATCCGCTATGCAACATAGATGTTCGGACCATCAGGTCCTCTGCCAGCCTTTCGGTACGAAAATTTCCTCAAACCGAGCCACGGCAAAACGGTCCGTCATGCCGGCGATATAGTCGCACACCGCCCGCTCTCGTCCCTCGATCTCGGCCGCCGCGCGCATGTCCGGCGGCAGTTCGTCCGGGCAGCGGACATAGTGTTCGAAAAGTTTTTGCAAAAAATCGCGTGCCTTGGTCTCCTCGCCCTTGGCCACCGGGTTCTTGTAGACCCGCTCAAACAGAAAAGTCCGCAACGCACGCATCGCCTCCTCCATGGGCGGCGAGAGGCCAATGTCCTCCTGCGCCCGGCTGTGTGCGACGAGGTCGCTCACAAAGGCGTTGATGCGCGTCGAAAGCGTGTCGCCGAGCCGCACGCGCAACGGCTGCGGGATGTCCTCCAGCGCGAGGATGCCGGCGCGCAGCGCGTCGTCGATGTCCGCGCTGAGATAGGCGATCCGGTCGGCCTTGTGGACGAGCCGGCCCTCCAGCGTCTGAGCCCGGACAGGTCCGGAGTGGCAAACGATGCCGTCACGCACCTCCCACGTCAGGTTGAGACCCTGTCCGCCACGCTCCAAACGGTCCACAACGCGCAAGCTCTGCGCATAATGGGTAAAACCGCCCGGCATCACAGCCGTCAGCGCCGCCTCGCCGGCGTGACCGAATGGGGTGTGCCCCAGGTCATGCCCGAGGCCGATGGCCTCGCAGAGGTCCTCGTTGAGGCGCAGGGCGCGGGCCATCGTGCGGGCCACGCGGGTGACTTCCAGCGTGTGGGTCATACGGGTACGGTAGTGGTCCCCCTCCGGGTTCAAAAACACTTGCGTCTTGTGCATCAGACGGCGGAATGCTTTGGTGTGCACGATGCGGTCCGTGTCCCGCTGAAAATCTGTGCGGAGCGGACAGGGCGTCTCCGGCTGCGCGCGCCCCCGACCTTCCGCCGCGCGCACGGCGCCGGCGGAAAGCCTCTCCGTCTCCCATCTCTCGACCGATTCGCGAGCTGTCATGGCCTTCCCCCTTGGTTTCAGTCCGTCTGCAAGGCGCGAAACGCCTCCTCGCCCGCCGCCGGCGTGACACGCCCGGCCGAAAGATCCACAATCCGCTCGACGAAGACTCCGGTCAGCGGAGCCGGCATCCAAAGCGCGATCGAGACGTCGGCGGCGTAGTCGACAGACTCCTCCACGCCGCCCGCGGCGGCGATCTCCTGGCGCACCGGCGTGAACAACGGATAGGGACAGGAAATCGTCAGCCGCGTCCAGCGCCGCATCGTGGCGAGACCCGCCGCGTCCAGCGCCTCCCGAGCCGCACGGGCGTAGGCACGCACCAGACCGCCCGTGCCCAGCAGCACCCCGCCGAAGTAGCGGGTGACCACGCAGATCAGGTTGTATACGCCGGCGTGGCGGAGCACGTCCAATACCGGCAGGCCCGCCGTACCCTGCGGCTCCCCGTCGTCCGAATAGCGCATGAGGTTCCCTTCGCGCAAGAGATAGGCGTACACGTTGTGAGTTGCGTCCCAGTGCTTGGCGCGGATCTCCTGCAAAAAGGCAAGCGCCTCGGCCTCATCGCACGCAGGGCACACCCGCCCGACAAAACGGGAACGGCGCTCCACAAATACGGCTTCACCCGGCCCGCGCGGGACCTGATAGGCCTCGTCGCTCACACGTCTTGGCGTAGCAGGGTGACAACCTCCCCAATATACAGGTGGTGGAAATCCCCGTCTGGATAGTGGGCGCCTATGAGCGCCGGCTCCAGGAAACGTTCTTGCTTGAAACGTCCCTTGTAGAGCTTGTGGCAGACGACGGCCAGCTTGGCCTCGGCAAAGAGCGGCACGTCCTGCGGGCCGTTTTCGAGGGTCAGGTGCGCCTCCGCCGCCTTGTCGACGTCGCGGCCGCTCTTGGTCCCGCACAGGTTCAGCGCAGCGCGGCCGGACTCTTCAAAAAAGGAGAGGCTGAAGTGGCTGGCCTCGTCGATGAACTCCCGCGTGTAACGCTGCGGACGGATGTACACGGTGGCCACGGGGCGGCCCCAAAGGACGCCAAACCCGCCCCAGCTCGCGGTCATCATATTGCACCGCGCGCCGACGCGGGCGGCGACGAGCATCCACTCATCGCCGATGAGAGTGAAGGGATTGATGGAAAAGTCGGACTGCGCAACAGGGGTCCATGACATATGCTTTCCTCCTCTTTTATCGATGGTTTCGGTGTCGGACTGAATCATTCATATGCGACAAACCCACGCCTCAGGCGTGGGTTTGTCCGATCCTCATTGTCCGAGGCCGAATTTCTTGTTGAAACGATCCACACGGCCGCCCGTGTCCACCAGCTTTTGTTTTCCGGTGTAAAAGGGGTGGCACTTTGAGCAAATTTCCACGCGAATGTTTTGCTTCGTGGAGCCCGTTTCAAAGGTCTCGCCGCAGGCACAGCGGACAGTCGTCGTCTCATAGCGGGGGTGTATCCCTTGTTTCATGGCGGTTTCCTTCCCTTACATCCGTCTTTGATCCACTAAATCTGGTATAAAACACAAAATATAGTAGCACAGACCACAAAATATAGTATCGTACAACCTGCCGGCGCACACCGGACGCCCACGCCGCCGTGCCACACGGGCTCGTTGGCAGAAAGGCGGATATTATTATACCACGCCCTTTCCCGCCGCGCAAGCCCTTTGTCAAAAAATCTCTCCGCGCTCCAGCACGGCGGGTTCAGACCACGCTAAACAGGATCTCGCCGTACGAGGGGAAGGGCCAGTCGCCGCGGCCCGTGAGCATCTCAAGCTCGTCCACCACACCCCGCAGCGTCTGCATGTTGAAGAAAACCTCGGCCTGGTAGTAAAACGCGGCGTCTTTCTTGTCGGCATAGCGCCCGACGCCGGTCACCGAGGCTTCCAGCTCTTCGATCTGGGACGACAGACAGCCGGCAAGCCCGGTCAGCCGCCGCAGCAGCTCTGTCTCCAGCGTGTCGTCCAGCTCGGCGGCCACACCCCGCTTGGCGAGCACGCTGTCGGCGAGCTGCTTTGTGTACCGCACCACCGCCGGCACTACCTCACGCCGCGTCATGTCGATCATCGTCAGCGCCTCGATGTGGATCGTTTTTGCATAGTTTTCCAGCATTATCTCCATACGGGAGACGACCTCTGCCCGAGAGAGCACCCCGTGGCGCTCGAAGAGCCGGATGTTCTCCTCTGAAGCGAACAGAGGCAGCGCCTCTACCGTCGTGGTCAGGTTCAAAAGTCCGCGTTTTTGCGCCTCGACCACCCATTCGCCCGCATAGTTGTTGCCGTTAAAAATGATACGTCCGTGGCGGCGCAGCGTATCCTTCACCAGCGCGTCCAACGCCTTACTGAAATCCTCCGCGCCCTCCAGTGCGTCGGCAAACCCGGCGAGCGTGTCCGCGACGATGGTGTTCAGTATGATGTTCGGCCCCGCCAGCGAGAGCGGCGCGCCGAGCATGCGAAATTCGAATTTGTTGCCGGTGAACGCGAAGGGAGAGGTGCGATTCCGGTCTGTCATGTCCTGCGGAAAATGCGGCAGGGTGTCGACGCCGATCGCCATCTGCACCTGACTGCGGCTGTGGTAGCGGGTGCCCTCGCGGACGGCGGTGAGGATCTCCGTCAATTCGTCGCCCAGAAAGATTGAGATGATGGCGGGCGGCGCCTCGTTGGCTCCCAAGCGGTGGTCGTTGCCCGCGGTGGCCACGGAGATGCGCAGCAGATCCTGGTGCTCGTCCACCGCTTTGATGACGGCGAGAAGGAAGAGCAGGAAGCGCGCGTTTTCGGCCGGCGTGCGGCCTGGGTCCAGCAGGTTCTCCCCCGTCGCGGTGCCAAGCGACCAGTTGTTGTGTTTCCCGCTCCCGTTGACGCCGGCGAAGGGCTTTTCGTGGAGCAAACAGACAAGGCCGTGGCGGCCCGCAATCGTCTTCATCAGCTCCATCGTGAGCTGGTTGTGGTCGACGGCGATGTTGACGGTCTCGAAGACCGGCGCGAATTCGTGTTGGGCCGGCGCCACTTCGTTGTGTTTTGTCTTGCTCAAAACGCCCAGCTTCCAGAGCTCCTCGTCCAACTCCTGCATAAACGCCGCCACACGGGGTTTGATGGCGCCAAAGTAATGGTCGTCCAGATCCTGCCCCTTGGGCGGGCGGGCGCCGAACAGTGTCCGCCCGCAGTAGATAAGATCCGGTCTCTTGTTCCAGACTGCCCTGTCGATGAGAAAATACTCCTGCTCGGCGCCGACGCAAGGCGTGACATCCCCCGGGTCTATCTCGCCGAAGAGGGCCAAAATCCGTTTGGCCTCGCGGCCGATGGCCTGCATGGACCGCAGCAGCGGCGTCTTTTGGTCCAGCGCTTCACCGCCGTAAGAACAAAACGCCGTTGGGATGTACAATGTCTTCCCTTTGAGAAAGGCGTAGGAGGTCGGGTCCCACGCGGTGTAACCGCGCGCCTCGAAGGTGGCCCGGAGCCCACCCGTCGGAAAACTGGAGGCGTCCGGTTCGCCCCGCACCAACTCCTTGCCGGAAAACTCCATGATAACCCTGCCCTCGCCGTCCGGGGCGACGAAAGCGTCGTGTTTTTCCGCCGTGACGCCCGTCATAGGCTGGAACCAATGGGTAAAATGGGTGACTCCATGCTCGCAGGCCCAGTTCTTCATCGCGGCGGCCACGACACTGGCCACCGCCGGGTCCAACGGCGTATGCGCCTCGATTGTCCTCTTCAGGGAGCGGTAGACCTCTTTGGGCAACCGCCGGCGCATCACGGCGTCGCCAAAAACCAGGCTGCCGAAGGTACTGATGACATCGCCCATGGTTTGTTACCTCGTATATACAAAAATCCCGGCCAAAGAGCCCCGCGGCGCCTTTGCTGCCGTCTTTCCGTTCTGATCGTTCTAATTATAGAGTGTATCATCGAAGGGCTTCCCCTGTCAAGGCATTTGGGGCGCCGTTTGCTCAAAATCGCGGTTTTCCGGGCGAAAAGGGTGGTGAGTGTCCGGCAAGCGGCCACGATTGGCCGGCACCGCGCAAAGGAGGAGCGGCCCGTCGGTCGCTCCTCCTTTACGCGGTTTTCGCCGTAAAGCGTCGATCTCACGTTTGCTTTTGCGCTTACCCGACGCTCACCGTCACAAGATGGATGAGTCCGCTGCCGTCGAGGGCGCGCAATGTGACAAGCGTGGTGCCGGCCCTGAGCGCCGTGACCATGCCGGTCTGATCCACCGTCACGATGTCGGGGTTCGCGGAGGCAAATTCGTAGGTCTCGCTGTCGACCGAGAAGTTCAGCTTGGCCTTAGCCTTGATGCGCAGGGAGACGCGGGCCGAGGAATGCGCCTTGACGACCGTCGCGTAGATCCGGTCGGACTGGATATCACCGTCCACAGACGCGAAGTAGCTGTGTCCGCCCAGCCAGGACTTGTCCTGCGTGACGGCTTCGGGGACCGTGAAGTCGAGGCGGCCGCGCTTGTCCGTCCGGACTTCGGCATTGTAATCGCTCGTCTCGTCCGTGGGGGCGGCGTTGTAGCGCACCGACAGGGAGACCGGCGCGTCCGGCTCATAACCGGCCCCCGTGACCGTCACGGTCCGGCTCGTCTTGTCCGCCGTGACCGTGAAGCTGCCGTGGTACTCGTCGATGACGGGCACGTCGTCCTCCCCGACAGCGCCGCCCAGCATCTTACTGTAGATCGCGTTCGAGGCGTAGCGGTAGTCGTCCTTCTGGTGCATCTTGTTGACCAGCGTGTTGGCAAAGAGTGTGAGGTCATATTTGCTGCCGCCGACGGTCCGATTGTACTCCAGCGCGACCACCGCACCCAGGTAGGGCGTGAGGTTTGTCTGACGGATGAACCCGCCAAACGGTGTGTCGGTGGTGTTGCGGATCAGCACGCGCGCCCCCTCGGGAACTGTGCCGAAGTAGTTGCCGCCGAAGCCGTACATGATGTTGTCGCCGGCGGCGCGGTAGCTGTCGGTGACCGGGCTCTCCTCGACATATTGGACGGTCGTCAGGCAGTCTGTGGTGCTGCCACCGCTCACGGCGCCAAGCAGCGTGCCGAGCGACGTGCCGCCGACGCTAAGCGTGAACGACCGGGCTGCCATGATCACCGCCGGCGTGCCGGAGGCGATGGCGTCGGTGACGGCGGTACGCTCATCGCCCTGTTGTGTATTTGTGTTCGCGACGATCACATCCGCCTCGGCTACGTCGCGGGTCGCCGTGAAGCCCATCTCGTCGAGGAACGCCTGTTTGCTGTAGTTGTAGCCGTATGCGCTCGTGAGGCTGTAGTGGATGTACCCGGTTGTGTTGTCGGCCGGGCGGCCCGTCAGGTAGATAGTGGGTTTTTCGATCTTGCGCGCGGCCGGCAGTTCCTTCACGCCGTACGCCTGCAGGACCTCCGTGTCGCGCACCGCCAGAAAGTCCTCGTAGGAGATAAGGAAATTGCTCTTGTACGGACCCCCGGTGATGTAGCCGACGGTCCCGCCTTGGTCGAGCAAGGTATTCACGGCCTTCACCGCCGCGACGCTGTTGTTCGCGAGCACCACGGCGTCGCCGGCCTCCCCGTCGTACCAGCTCTTACCGCCGCCGGGTTCCGTCACCGGCGCGAGCTTGCCGGCCAGCGCGCCGGGCACGCGGATCTCGTGGCAGTCGAAGCCGCGGGTCTTGTCAAACGACGTGGTCGGCTCGGAGTAGAGCTCTGGCCACGTGGTGATGAGAACGCTGTCGTACAGCGTGCCGTTGGCCACGTTGCGCTTGGCCTGGTGCATGTTGACAACCAGGCTGCCGGCCTTGTAAGTGGCCCCGCCCACCGTGACGTCCTCGGTCAGCGCGGAGAGAAGGACGTTGTTGCGCAGGAAGAAGTCTTTGATGTGGTACGCCTCGGAGAGGTTTCTCTGGTTGGCGTCGTCCAGCGGGACGACGTAGTACTCCGGGAAGAAGTTGTTGTTCTCCGGGTGGCGCGGACGGTACACATTCGCCTCGGCGCCGGGGTTGTCGGCGGCGTCCACGTACCACGGGCGGACCGAATCTGGGTCCTCATTCTCCACGCCGCGCTTGAAACCGGCGACAAGGTTTTCCACATAGACGTCCTTGTTCTCGGCCACCTGCGTGGAGTGACCCATCATGCCGTACTCCAGCGCCTTCTTGCCCTCCTCGTTCGAGGCGGGCACCTCGACGGTGTAGGCCACCGTGCCGTGGAGCATCGAATACTGCGGGGTGTAGTTGGTCGACATGTCGTCCCACGGCTCCGGCCAGTCCAGGGTGCCGGTGACGGCGTTTTCAATCAGATAGTCGCGCAGCGGCATCTGGTAGCTGTTGTAGCGGGTGTTGTTCACGACGGCGGCCGCGCCGAACGCCTCGCCGCCCTTCACCGCCATCTCGGCAAAAAGGTCGTACTCCACATTGGGCTCGTGCGGGGGCGAGCAGGGCTCGACCTGGAAGTTTGACACGAAGCCGTGGAACTCGATGTACGCCACGGGGTTCCAGTCGGAGATCATGTCGGTCATGTTGATCGTCTCGGCCTGCGTCTGGAACAGGTTGTCGCGGTTCAGGTCGACGCCGCCGCCGCCCTGCCGCGTGTTGTGGGTCCGGCCGTCCATATTTTCCTCCGGCACGATGATGAAGAACACGTCGTCCAAAATCGCGTCCGAATCGAAGGCTTTGCTTTTGATGTTGTAGTAACTCTCCAGCGTCGCTCTGGCGATGACGCCGGAGTTGTCATTGGCGTCCGACGGGGTGATGCCGCCCTTGAACGTCGTCCATTCTTGGATCAGCGAAGAGGTGGCCCTTTTCCCCATGCCGCCGTATCCGTCTCTATCGGTCTTCGCGCGCTGCTCTGTGAGCCGCGTCTTGCCCGCCTCGGTGAGGCTCTCAATGTCGTCGTACGGCACCGGCGTGTCGTAGCCCTCGATGACGTCCCACACGAAGTCCATCGGCGCGTCCGCGCCGTTTGTCTCGTCGGCGTGGATGTTGCTGTAGAGCACCGGCACACGGATTTCATCCTCGTACTCCCCGTAGTACGCGAGCGCCGCGGCGGGGTTTTCGATCGACAGGGCCAGGAAGGATTTCCAATTATTTACATCTTCCGCGGTCTCAGCCAGAACAATATAGGGCATGTCGATGCCGAAGGTGCTCTGGCCCATGCTGTACACCTCGGCGTACAGCCCGCTCTCCTCGGCGGCGAGCTTCGCCTCCAGCAGTTCCACGGCAAACTCCTCGGCGGTGCGGTAGGAGTCATACGCGTTGACGCGGACGCTCGTCTGCCCGAGCACCGCGCCGTCGGCGTCCCGAGCGATCAGGTCGAAGTCGCCCGTATAATCCAGCATTCTGCCGCGGCTCCCGTTGATGCCGACGCTGTTGAAGAATGTAATGTTGGCAAACGTCAGCTTCAGCGCCGGGAGGCCACCGGTCGCCGCCGCCACGGTCACGATGTTGTCGAAGACCGCCTGCAGGCCTACCCGCGGCGCGTCGACCCGCCAGTCCTCCAGCGTGTTGCCCAGGTACTGGGTCGGGTACAGCTCCGGATCTCGGATGCCCGCCTCGCGGGTCAGCGACCAGGTGACGCCGGCCGCCAGCGCCTCGGCGTCCGTGCCCTCCGGCAGCGGAAGAATGACTTCAAACGTTCTCGCGTCCGTCATGGAAATTCTGTCCATGCCCCCGTCGCCGCTCACGTTTGTGAACGTGACTTCGGGGATAGGCAGCGGTGCGGCCTCTACGGCGGCCACCGGCTGACAGAGCAGCGCCACCAGCGCGAGCACTGTCACAAGGCACAGGATGCGTTGACGCGTGTCCTTCGATTGCAGCATCATGATTGGAAACTCCCTTCTTCTTTCTGTTTTCTGTCTTATGCTTGGCACGGCGCCCCGCCTCGGGCGGCGGACGCCGAAAACCCACCGGGCAGAGCCCACCCCCTGCGGTTTGTCTGTCTCTAACGTGAGTTGCACCTGCAACCCACAACCCAAATTCTTGTTTTTTGTTGCCGCTTCGCGGCAGTAAGGTACTATTGAGGGGGAGGACGGGTCACAGGATCTTACGCAGGAACTGGGCGGTGCGGTCGCGCCGCGGGGTGGTAAAAAACACCTCCGGCACGGCCTCCTCGACGATCTGTCCCTCATCCATGAAGACGATCCGGCTGCCCACCTCGCGGGCAAAGCCCATCTCGTGGGTGACGATCACCATCGTCATCCCCTCGCGCGCTAAATCCCGCATCACCTCCAGCACCTCCCCGACCATCTCCGGGTCGAGCGCGGAGGTTGGTTCGTCAAACAGCATGACGTCCGGGTTCATGGCCAGCGCACGGACAATGGCCACCCGCTGTTTCTGCCCGCCCGACAGCATGGCGGGGTATTCTTGCGCCTTTTCGGCGAGCCCCACCCGCCTCAGCAGGCGCATGGCGTCCGCCTCGGCTTCCGCCCGGCTCTTTTTCAGCAGGGCGATCGGCGCGGCGGTCAGGTTTTTTAGAATGGTCATGTGAGGAAAGAGGTTGAAATGCTGGAACACCATCCCCATCTTCTGCCGATGGATGTTGATGTTCACCGACAGGTCGGCCAGGTTCACGCCGTTGAAGTAGACTGCGCCGGCGGTTGGGTCCTCCAGCATGTTCAGCGTGCGCAGGAAGGTGGACTTCCCCGAGCCGGACGGACCGATGATGACGACCACCTCACCCCTGTGGATGTCGATGTTGATTTGGCTCAGCGCCGCCAGATCGCCGAACCGCTTTTCCAGGTCCTCCACCCGGATCAGGATGTTCTCATCCCCGGCGCCGGCCCGGGTGTTCCGGTCGTCAATGGTCACTGGCGCGCAGCCTCCTTTCCAGTCTGGTCACGAGATGGGACAGGAAAATGACCACAATCAGGTAGATCAGCGCGACCACGATCAGCGGCATAAACGCCATATAGGTGACGCTGCGGATGATGTCCCCGCCCTTGGCCAGGTCCTCCAGCGCGATGTACCCGGATATGGAGGTCTCTTTCAGCAGCACGATGATCTCGTTGCCGAGAGACGGCAGCACGTTTTTAAACGCCTGCGGGAGGATGATGCGCATCATGGTCTGCGCGTAGGAGAACCCCAGGCTGCGGCCCGCCTCCATCTGGCCCCGTTCGATCGACATGATGCCGGACCGGACGATCTCGGCCACATAGGCGCCGGAATTGACACCGAACGCAATGACAGCGACCACGACCTTGCTGATGTTCACCGCGCCGAAGACGACGAAGTAAATGATCATGAGTTGTACGACGACCGGGGTCCCGCGGATCACCGTCAGATACAGCTTGGCGATGCCGTTGAGAATGTTCAGCGCCACGCGCGGCACCGGTTTCAACCCGGTCACTTTGTCGTACGTCGAGCGGACGATGGCGATCAAAAAACCCAGTACCAGCCCAAGCAGCGCCGCCAGCAGCGTGATGAGCAGTGTGAGACCGAGCCCTCTGGCCAGCAGCGTCCAGCGGTCGTCCACGATGAAGACCCGTTCAAAAGAATTCTGCAGTGTGTTCCAAAACGCTTCCATCCCGTCTCCCCTTTTGCCGGCCGAAAAACAAAAGGGGCATAGACACCGTCGTTACCATTCAGGTGTTCACGCCCCCATTGCGCTGCGTTTATCCATCCCGCCGGTCTGTCTCCGGGCCTGGCGCGCCGAGCCCGGGCCTATGCGCCGGCCAGGCTATGATTATTTGCTGCGAACAATGACCACCTGAGTCGCCGTGGTATACGAAGCGCTGAAGTCCACGCTCTCCCGGCGCTCCTCGGTGTCTGTGATAGCGGCGATGCCGACGTCGGCCTTCCCTGTCTGCACCGCCGGGATGACGGAGTCGAAGTTCATGTTTTCGATTTGAAGCGTGAGACCCAGCTTGTCGCAGAGCGCCCGCGCCATGTCCACGTCCAGCCCGACGATCTGATCGCCCTCAAAATACTCATACGGCGGAAACTCCGCGTTTGTAGCCATGGTGAGCGTGCCCAAACGGGTGATGCCCTCCGGGGATGTATACGGCGTCTGGCCCGCTTTGTCGCCGATGTAGTTGGCCACAATACTGGCCAGCGTGCCGTCAACGATCAACTCGGCGAGCGCGCTGTCGATCTGATTTTTCAGCTCCGTGTTACCCTTTGCCAAGGCAATTACATATTCTTCCAACTCAAAGGGATCATCCAGGATCCGCAAATCGCTGTTTTGCTGCACATAGACCTTGGCCGGTTCGTTGTCGATCAACACGCAGTCGATCTTTCCCTGCTTAAGCGCAAGCACGGCGTCGGCGCCCTTGTTGTAACGGCCCACCTCGGCGCCCTCGACGTCGCTGGCGTAGATATCGCCCGTGGTACCGAGCTGCACGCCGATGTGCTTGCCTTCTAAATCGTCGAGGCTGAAGA
Proteins encoded:
- the dnaG gene encoding DNA primase codes for the protein MAFPDAFLEELFARTDIVELISRYVPLKRQGSDYKGLCPFHSEKTPSFTVSPDKQLFYCFGCSTGGGVLQFIMRVENLDFAGAVHFLAERANLPVPEEGADRDARRRRDAIYQLNRAAARYFHETLLSPAGQAGQAYCRARGLSRGAVTRFGIGYAPDRWDELIRAMTEADFTKSDLLEAGLVVRNKTGGLYDRFRGRLMFPIIDLRRQVVGFGGRVLDGSAPKYLNSPDTPVFSKSRQLFALNMAKNTKQGRLILAEGYMDVVSLHQAGFDCAVASLGTALTDAQALLLAKYTKEVVLAYDMDSAGQSAAHRAIELLGQSGVAVKVLRLRDAKDPDEFLRRYGREALAALLTGSETQTEYRLSTLAARFDLADDEGRLAFCREAAALLASLPGAAERDVYTRRAAEMCRVSFEALTADVRRERAKQARRVDRELARRASRPERTIQPHVREVRYGNPRSASAEEEVVRMLFHDPSLSEAADGLVTAADFSVPLLGRIFMVLCERYREGRALAPHALESHLTPDEMSHFVRLVSRPASLAHGAQALRDSAAVIAAESALRRAGPAGEDPLLVLQKTKYESQIS
- a CDS encoding deoxyguanosinetriphosphate triphosphohydrolase; its protein translation is MTARESVERWETERLSAGAVRAAEGRGRAQPETPCPLRTDFQRDTDRIVHTKAFRRLMHKTQVFLNPEGDHYRTRMTHTLEVTRVARTMARALRLNEDLCEAIGLGHDLGHTPFGHAGEAALTAVMPGGFTHYAQSLRVVDRLERGGQGLNLTWEVRDGIVCHSGPVRAQTLEGRLVHKADRIAYLSADIDDALRAGILALEDIPQPLRVRLGDTLSTRINAFVSDLVAHSRAQEDIGLSPPMEEAMRALRTFLFERVYKNPVAKGEETKARDFLQKLFEHYVRCPDELPPDMRAAAEIEGRERAVCDYIAGMTDRFAVARFEEIFVPKGWQRT
- a CDS encoding YigZ family protein, giving the protein MERRSRFVGRVCPACDEAEALAFLQEIRAKHWDATHNVYAYLLREGNLMRYSDDGEPQGTAGLPVLDVLRHAGVYNLICVVTRYFGGVLLGTGGLVRAYARAAREALDAAGLATMRRWTRLTISCPYPLFTPVRQEIAAAGGVEESVDYAADVSIALWMPAPLTGVFVERIVDLSAGRVTPAAGEEAFRALQTD
- a CDS encoding flavin reductase; protein product: MSWTPVAQSDFSINPFTLIGDEWMLVAARVGARCNMMTASWGGFGVLWGRPVATVYIRPQRYTREFIDEASHFSLSFFEESGRAALNLCGTKSGRDVDKAAEAHLTLENGPQDVPLFAEAKLAVVCHKLYKGRFKQERFLEPALIGAHYPDGDFHHLYIGEVVTLLRQDV
- the rpmE gene encoding 50S ribosomal protein L31, coding for MKQGIHPRYETTTVRCACGETFETGSTKQNIRVEICSKCHPFYTGKQKLVDTGGRVDRFNKKFGLGQ
- a CDS encoding glutamine synthetase III yields the protein MGDVISTFGSLVFGDAVMRRRLPKEVYRSLKRTIEAHTPLDPAVASVVAAAMKNWACEHGVTHFTHWFQPMTGVTAEKHDAFVAPDGEGRVIMEFSGKELVRGEPDASSFPTGGLRATFEARGYTAWDPTSYAFLKGKTLYIPTAFCSYGGEALDQKTPLLRSMQAIGREAKRILALFGEIDPGDVTPCVGAEQEYFLIDRAVWNKRPDLIYCGRTLFGARPPKGQDLDDHYFGAIKPRVAAFMQELDEELWKLGVLSKTKHNEVAPAQHEFAPVFETVNIAVDHNQLTMELMKTIAGRHGLVCLLHEKPFAGVNGSGKHNNWSLGTATGENLLDPGRTPAENARFLLFLLAVIKAVDEHQDLLRISVATAGNDHRLGANEAPPAIISIFLGDELTEILTAVREGTRYHSRSQVQMAIGVDTLPHFPQDMTDRNRTSPFAFTGNKFEFRMLGAPLSLAGPNIILNTIVADTLAGFADALEGAEDFSKALDALVKDTLRRHGRIIFNGNNYAGEWVVEAQKRGLLNLTTTVEALPLFASEENIRLFERHGVLSRAEVVSRMEIMLENYAKTIHIEALTMIDMTRREVVPAVVRYTKQLADSVLAKRGVAAELDDTLETELLRRLTGLAGCLSSQIEELEASVTGVGRYADKKDAAFYYQAEVFFNMQTLRGVVDELEMLTGRGDWPFPSYGEILFSVV
- a CDS encoding Ig-like domain-containing protein: MMLQSKDTRQRILCLVTVLALVALLCQPVAAVEAAPLPIPEVTFTNVSGDGGMDRISMTDARTFEVILPLPEGTDAEALAAGVTWSLTREAGIRDPELYPTQYLGNTLEDWRVDAPRVGLQAVFDNIVTVAAATGGLPALKLTFANITFFNSVGINGSRGRMLDYTGDFDLIARDADGAVLGQTSVRVNAYDSYRTAEEFAVELLEAKLAAEESGLYAEVYSMGQSTFGIDMPYIVLAETAEDVNNWKSFLALSIENPAAALAYYGEYEDEIRVPVLYSNIHADETNGADAPMDFVWDVIEGYDTPVPYDDIESLTEAGKTRLTEQRAKTDRDGYGGMGKRATSSLIQEWTTFKGGITPSDANDNSGVIARATLESYYNIKSKAFDSDAILDDVFFIIVPEENMDGRTHNTRQGGGGVDLNRDNLFQTQAETINMTDMISDWNPVAYIEFHGFVSNFQVEPCSPPHEPNVEYDLFAEMAVKGGEAFGAAAVVNNTRYNSYQMPLRDYLIENAVTGTLDWPEPWDDMSTNYTPQYSMLHGTVAYTVEVPASNEEGKKALEYGMMGHSTQVAENKDVYVENLVAGFKRGVENEDPDSVRPWYVDAADNPGAEANVYRPRHPENNNFFPEYYVVPLDDANQRNLSEAYHIKDFFLRNNVLLSALTEDVTVGGATYKAGSLVVNMHQAKRNVANGTLYDSVLITTWPELYSEPTTSFDKTRGFDCHEIRVPGALAGKLAPVTEPGGGKSWYDGEAGDAVVLANNSVAAVKAVNTLLDQGGTVGYITGGPYKSNFLISYEDFLAVRDTEVLQAYGVKELPAARKIEKPTIYLTGRPADNTTGYIHYSLTSAYGYNYSKQAFLDEMGFTATRDVAEADVIVANTNTQQGDERTAVTDAIASGTPAVIMAARSFTLSVGGTSLGTLLGAVSGGSTTDCLTTVQYVEESPVTDSYRAAGDNIMYGFGGNYFGTVPEGARVLIRNTTDTPFGGFIRQTNLTPYLGAVVALEYNRTVGGSKYDLTLFANTLVNKMHQKDDYRYASNAIYSKMLGGAVGEDDVPVIDEYHGSFTVTADKTSRTVTVTGAGYEPDAPVSLSVRYNAAPTDETSDYNAEVRTDKRGRLDFTVPEAVTQDKSWLGGHSYFASVDGDIQSDRIYATVVKAHSSARVSLRIKAKAKLNFSVDSETYEFASANPDIVTVDQTGMVTALRAGTTLVTLRALDGSGLIHLVTVSVG